In the genome of Christensenella timonensis, one region contains:
- a CDS encoding GNAT family N-acetyltransferase gives MELKTTQAGDIPAFRRLYEKAFPKNEKFPFRALLKRFRKGNIEFLSIVDGGMFAGLMILAEDSGKALLNYFAIDEANRGKGYGSKALALLKERIGSRELFLDIELVMPGVPNAAQREKRKAFYLRNGFTEAGLRFKMFGDSFEMLSSGAAMDMDTLRAMLGRIYGKPAELIMKIVLKPLK, from the coding sequence ATGGAACTGAAAACAACACAGGCGGGAGATATCCCGGCCTTTCGCAGGCTTTACGAGAAAGCTTTCCCCAAAAACGAAAAATTTCCTTTCCGCGCTCTTTTAAAGCGATTCCGGAAGGGTAATATCGAGTTCCTTTCGATCGTGGACGGCGGGATGTTTGCGGGACTGATGATCCTGGCCGAAGACAGCGGTAAAGCATTGCTGAATTATTTTGCCATCGATGAGGCGAACAGGGGAAAAGGATATGGCAGCAAGGCGCTGGCGCTGTTAAAGGAGCGTATCGGCAGCCGTGAGCTTTTTTTGGATATCGAGCTTGTCATGCCCGGGGTTCCGAACGCGGCGCAGAGGGAAAAGCGTAAGGCGTTTTACCTGCGCAATGGGTTTACAGAAGCGGGCCTGCGCTTTAAAATGTTTGGCGACAGTTTCGAGATGCTGTCGAGCGGCGCCGCCATGGATATGGATACGCTGCGTGCGATGCTGGGCCGGATTTACGGGAAACCGGCGGAATTGATCATGAAAATCGTTCTGAAGCCTTTGAAATAG
- the rpsU gene encoding 30S ribosomal protein S21 — protein sequence MSEIRVGENETLESALRRFKRKCARAGVLAEIRKREHYEKPSVKRKKKAEAARKRKH from the coding sequence ATGTCTGAGATACGCGTAGGCGAAAACGAAACACTGGAAAGTGCTCTTCGGAGATTCAAGCGCAAATGTGCAAGAGCCGGAGTTCTGGCTGAAATCAGGAAACGTGAGCATTATGAAAAACCCAGCGTAAAGAGAAAGAAAAAAGCTGAGGCTGCAAGGAAGAGAAAACACTAA
- a CDS encoding PhoH family protein, which yields MDQMSGVFGSFDENINIISAQTGTTIRATEHGICISGTQKAAQEAADIIEVLKKMYNKNETIGESTIGYAMELVSEGHQEMVNEMMSDVVAITSRGKQIKCKSYGQKEYIKSIKDNTVVICVGPAGTGKTYLAMAMAVVALKNKQISRIILTRPAVEAGEKLGFLPGDLQNKVDPYLRPLYDALYDFMGAEAYARLSEKGVIEVAPLAYMRGRTLNDAFIILDEAQNCTMEQMKMFLTRFGENSKVVVTGDITQIDLPKERSSGLKKVTSILKNIDHIGIVNLTNKDVVRHPLVKNIVKAFEKYENRRGNTIV from the coding sequence ATGGATCAGATGTCCGGCGTTTTTGGAAGCTTTGACGAAAATATCAACATCATTTCGGCGCAGACGGGGACGACGATCCGGGCTACGGAACATGGTATTTGTATTTCGGGTACGCAAAAGGCGGCGCAGGAAGCGGCGGACATCATCGAAGTGCTGAAAAAGATGTACAATAAAAACGAGACGATCGGCGAAAGCACTATCGGTTATGCGATGGAGTTGGTGAGCGAAGGGCATCAGGAAATGGTAAACGAAATGATGTCCGATGTGGTGGCGATTACCTCGCGCGGCAAACAGATCAAATGCAAATCGTACGGACAAAAGGAATATATCAAGTCGATTAAGGATAATACGGTCGTGATTTGCGTAGGCCCTGCGGGAACGGGCAAAACGTATCTGGCGATGGCGATGGCCGTAGTCGCGCTGAAAAATAAACAGATATCGCGTATTATCCTGACGCGCCCGGCTGTGGAAGCAGGCGAAAAGCTTGGGTTTTTGCCGGGCGACCTGCAAAACAAGGTGGATCCGTATCTGCGTCCGCTTTATGACGCGCTTTACGATTTCATGGGGGCGGAGGCATACGCGCGCCTTTCCGAAAAAGGCGTGATCGAGGTAGCGCCGCTCGCCTATATGCGCGGGCGCACCTTAAACGATGCCTTTATTATTCTGGATGAGGCGCAGAACTGTACGATGGAGCAGATGAAGATGTTCCTGACACGGTTCGGCGAAAACTCCAAGGTCGTCGTCACAGGCGATATCACGCAGATCGACCTTCCGAAGGAGCGCTCGTCAGGCCTGAAAAAGGTGACGTCGATCCTGAAAAATATCGACCATATCGGGATCGTGAACCTCACGAACAAAGACGTTGTACGGCATCCGTTGGTCAAGAATATCGTCAAGGCATTTGAAAAGTATGAAAACAGGCGGGGAAATACGATCGTATAG